One window of the Streptomyces sp. NBC_00259 genome contains the following:
- a CDS encoding esterase/lipase family protein has translation MLVVVLTSLLVAQAQAQAQARAKAEVRAQASNPVILVHGYNADPGVWGSLREDLKADGYTDSELFSWGYDTHRSVNETLSGSFASYVEDVRGQTGAERVDVVAHSFGSLVTRWYVKFGGGTGTVGRWVSLGGPNHGTSVAWACAAWDQACRDMTPGSYVQSHLASGDETPGEVRYATWWSSCDEMINPDSSVPLTGAANNAAGCLDHNALLGDEAVSQGVRAFLRS, from the coding sequence ATGCTCGTCGTCGTCCTGACCTCGCTCCTCGTTGCCCAGGCCCAAGCCCAGGCCCAGGCCCGGGCGAAGGCCGAGGTCCGGGCCCAGGCCAGCAACCCCGTGATCCTCGTCCACGGCTACAACGCCGACCCGGGCGTCTGGGGCAGCCTCCGCGAGGACCTCAAGGCCGACGGCTACACCGACTCCGAGTTGTTCTCCTGGGGCTACGACACCCACCGGTCCGTCAACGAGACCCTCTCCGGAAGCTTCGCCTCCTACGTCGAGGACGTCCGCGGGCAGACCGGAGCCGAGCGCGTCGACGTCGTCGCGCACTCCTTCGGCAGCCTCGTCACCCGCTGGTACGTGAAGTTCGGCGGCGGCACCGGGACCGTCGGCCGCTGGGTCTCCCTCGGCGGTCCCAACCACGGCACCTCCGTCGCCTGGGCGTGCGCGGCGTGGGACCAGGCCTGCCGTGACATGACCCCCGGCTCGTACGTCCAGAGCCATCTGGCGTCGGGCGACGAGACACCGGGCGAGGTGCGCTACGCGACGTGGTGGTCCAGCTGCGACGAAATGATCAACCCCGACAGCAGCGTGCCGCTGACCGGCGCCGCCAACAACGCCGCCGGGTGCCTCGACCACAACGCACTCCTCGGCGACGAGGCCGTGTCACAGGGCGTACGGGCCTTCCTCCGCAGCTAG
- a CDS encoding acyl-CoA synthetase, translated as MSALFPALAAGHEASGRPALRFGDRALTYGELVSAAGALAERIAGAERVAVWAAPTPETAVGVVAALLAGVPAVPLNPLTGERELAHIVGDSSPDLVLAGPGDQLPSALDALRRIDVPLSGRSGPRAALPPEPGPDSPALIVYTSGTTGPPKGAVLPRRAIASTLDALADVWAWTGDDVLVHALPLFHVHGLILGILGPLRRGGAVRHLGRFSAQGVARELASGGTMLFGVPTMYHRLAEAVEGDPELRKALTGARLLVSGSAALPVHDHERLFAATGRRIVERYGMTETLMLCSLGVVPQAPGSVRVDGEPRPGSVGLPLPGVELRLVDEDGTVIGTGTGAGAGAGDRDEEAVGEIQVRGPNLFTEYLNRPDATAAAFDGSWFRTGDMAVRDPDGYVRIVGRKATDLIKSGGYKIGAGEIENALLEHPGVREAAVTGEPDDDLGERVVAWVVPADPARPPSAGELADHVAHQLAPHKRPRTVRYLDALPRNDMGKIMKRALSDG; from the coding sequence GTGAGTGCGCTGTTCCCGGCTCTGGCCGCGGGCCACGAGGCTTCCGGCCGGCCCGCGCTGCGCTTCGGCGACCGTGCCCTGACGTACGGCGAGCTGGTCTCGGCCGCCGGGGCCCTGGCCGAGCGGATCGCCGGTGCGGAGCGGGTCGCGGTCTGGGCCGCGCCCACGCCGGAGACGGCCGTCGGTGTGGTCGCCGCGCTGCTCGCGGGCGTGCCCGCCGTACCGCTCAATCCGCTCACGGGCGAGCGGGAGCTGGCGCACATCGTCGGGGACAGCTCGCCGGACCTGGTGCTGGCGGGGCCGGGGGACCAACTGCCGTCGGCGCTGGACGCCTTGCGGCGGATCGACGTCCCGCTGTCCGGGCGGTCCGGGCCGAGGGCGGCCCTCCCGCCGGAGCCCGGGCCCGATTCGCCCGCGCTGATCGTCTACACCTCGGGGACGACCGGCCCGCCGAAGGGCGCGGTGCTGCCGCGGCGGGCGATCGCGTCGACGCTGGACGCGCTCGCGGACGTGTGGGCGTGGACCGGGGACGACGTCCTCGTCCACGCACTGCCGCTGTTCCATGTGCACGGGCTGATCCTGGGGATCCTCGGGCCGCTGCGGCGGGGCGGTGCGGTGCGGCACCTGGGGCGGTTCTCGGCGCAGGGCGTGGCACGGGAGCTGGCGTCCGGGGGGACGATGCTGTTCGGGGTGCCGACGATGTACCACCGGCTGGCGGAGGCGGTGGAGGGCGACCCGGAGCTGAGGAAGGCGCTGACGGGCGCGCGGCTGCTGGTGTCGGGCTCGGCGGCGCTGCCGGTCCACGACCACGAGCGGCTGTTCGCGGCGACGGGCCGCCGGATCGTGGAGCGGTACGGGATGACGGAGACCCTGATGCTGTGCTCGCTGGGGGTCGTTCCCCAGGCCCCCGGCAGTGTGCGGGTGGACGGGGAGCCGCGGCCCGGGTCGGTGGGGCTGCCGCTGCCGGGCGTCGAGCTGCGGCTGGTGGACGAGGACGGGACCGTGATCGGGACCGGGACCGGGGCCGGGGCCGGGGCCGGGGACCGGGACGAGGAGGCGGTCGGCGAGATCCAGGTGCGGGGGCCGAACCTCTTCACGGAGTATCTGAACCGGCCGGACGCGACGGCGGCGGCCTTCGACGGGAGCTGGTTCCGTACGGGCGACATGGCGGTCCGGGACCCGGACGGGTACGTACGGATCGTGGGACGCAAGGCGACCGATCTGATCAAGAGCGGCGGCTACAAGATCGGCGCGGGCGAGATCGAGAACGCGCTGCTGGAGCACCCGGGGGTGCGGGAGGCGGCCGTCACCGGCGAGCCGGACGACGACCTGGGCGAGCGGGTGGTCGCGTGGGTCGTGCCGGCGGACCCGGCGCGCCCGCCGTCCGCGGGCGAGCTGGCCGACCACGTGGCCCACCAGCTCGCCCCGCACAAACGCCCCCGCACGGTCCGCTACCTCGACGCGCTGCCCCGCAACGACATGGGCAAGATCATGAAGCGGGCGCTCTCCGATGGCTGA
- a CDS encoding carboxyl transferase domain-containing protein, producing MADGLTARAAIALVATHFEEAPRHPAVGVGVGVGVGVGVGVGVGESGDGPLDWAGYGESRARAVGRTGEEESVVWGAAEIGGVRAVLVSFEFRFLGGSLGRRTGDLLEAAYAYARTERLPMVSLIATGGSRMQEGMVALGQLQRVARASALTRAAGLPQLAVLRDPATGGGWATLGAGADVVLALPGAQIGFAGSRVRPPDADPSAYTAEGQLAAGHIDAIVRPGDLRSTLSRWLTLLTRGGAEPAPPPRALDGVGTAATGWEAVQRARAAGRPRAGAYLDAYFDERLEIHGDRCGGTDPGVTCGFGLREGRAVAYAAQLGTATRPAGYRTAARLIRLADRLGVPVLTLVDTPGAANDADAERAGAGAAIADVFAAMASVRVPVTTLVIGEGGSGGALALAAPGNTWVTPDSYFSVIAPELAAAILKRAPADAPATADQLRLRPEELVELGVVRGIVTRRA from the coding sequence ATGGCTGACGGCCTGACGGCCCGCGCGGCGATCGCCCTGGTCGCGACCCACTTCGAGGAGGCGCCCCGGCACCCCGCCGTCGGCGTCGGTGTCGGTGTCGGTGTCGGTGTCGGTGTCGGTGTCGGTGTCGGCGAGTCCGGGGACGGGCCGCTGGACTGGGCGGGGTACGGGGAGTCCCGGGCGCGGGCGGTGGGGCGGACCGGGGAGGAGGAGTCCGTCGTGTGGGGGGCGGCGGAGATCGGCGGGGTGCGGGCCGTGCTGGTCTCGTTCGAGTTCCGGTTCCTCGGTGGATCGTTGGGCCGGCGGACGGGCGACCTGCTGGAGGCGGCGTACGCGTACGCCCGCACCGAGCGGCTGCCGATGGTGTCGCTGATCGCGACGGGCGGCAGCAGGATGCAGGAGGGCATGGTCGCCCTCGGCCAGCTCCAGCGCGTGGCCCGCGCCTCGGCGCTGACCCGCGCGGCCGGGCTGCCGCAGCTCGCGGTCCTGCGCGATCCGGCGACGGGCGGCGGCTGGGCCACGCTCGGCGCGGGCGCGGACGTCGTCCTCGCGCTCCCGGGCGCGCAGATCGGTTTCGCCGGCTCCCGGGTGCGCCCGCCGGACGCGGACCCGTCGGCGTACACGGCCGAGGGCCAGCTGGCCGCGGGCCACATCGACGCGATCGTCCGCCCCGGTGACCTGCGCTCCACGCTGTCGCGTTGGCTGACCCTGCTGACGCGGGGCGGTGCGGAGCCCGCGCCGCCTCCCCGCGCACTCGACGGTGTCGGCACCGCGGCCACCGGATGGGAGGCCGTGCAGCGGGCGCGAGCCGCCGGCAGACCCCGCGCGGGGGCGTATCTCGACGCGTACTTCGATGAGCGCCTGGAGATCCACGGCGACCGGTGCGGCGGCACCGACCCCGGGGTGACGTGCGGGTTCGGCCTGCGGGAGGGGCGCGCGGTCGCCTACGCGGCGCAGCTCGGGACGGCGACCCGGCCCGCGGGCTACCGGACCGCCGCCCGTCTGATCCGGCTCGCGGACCGGCTCGGGGTTCCCGTGCTCACGCTCGTGGACACGCCCGGCGCCGCGAACGACGCCGACGCCGAGCGGGCCGGCGCGGGCGCGGCCATCGCCGACGTGTTCGCGGCGATGGCGTCGGTCCGGGTTCCGGTCACGACCCTCGTCATCGGCGAGGGCGGCTCGGGCGGAGCCCTGGCGCTGGCGGCCCCGGGCAACACCTGGGTCACCCCGGACAGTTACTTCTCCGTCATCGCGCCGGAGCTCGCGGCGGCCATCCTCAAACGCGCGCCCGCCGACGCTCCCGCGACCGCGGACCAGCTCCGGCTGCGCCCCGAGGAACTGGTGGAGCTGGGGGTCGTACGGGGGATCGTGACCCGGCGGGCATGA
- a CDS encoding DUF6400 family protein, with product MDQDPSPGLIPFTIDLTFEEARRRAEVVTALGPDWDPVAALEGEEAAYALLYSGLDADQQRTYDMLVAAGVLPGGEPGRAAAH from the coding sequence ATGGACCAGGACCCTTCCCCCGGCCTCATACCCTTCACGATCGACCTGACCTTCGAGGAGGCCAGGCGGCGCGCCGAGGTCGTGACCGCGCTCGGTCCCGACTGGGACCCGGTGGCGGCCCTGGAGGGCGAGGAGGCGGCGTACGCGCTGCTCTACTCGGGACTCGACGCCGACCAGCAGCGCACGTACGACATGCTCGTCGCCGCCGGGGTCCTGCCGGGAGGGGAGCCGGGCCGTGCGGCTGCCCATTGA
- a CDS encoding S8 family serine peptidase → MTRASARRRARLLAAGLSLVLLPAGQALAAESPEHGAGRQAPAAAPRHTVTLITGDKVTVTDLGAGRKAVAVERRKGATGAVRSEISNGRVTVVPDEARPYLDAGVLDRRLFDVTALVEQGIDGNLPLIVTYAKGARTAAPQGGDTTRSLPSIGGVAMKAEPGTIWDAVADAGAATRRTFSGGIEKIWLDGRVQADMAESNAQIGTPEAWQAGLTGKGVKVAVLDTGVDAAHPDLAGRVGESKSFIAGQEVADRNGHGTHVASTVGGSGAGSDGKEKGVAPGADLAVGKVLSDEGSGSESEIIAGMEWAAKDVDAKIVSMSLGSREGSDGTDPMAEAVNTLSAQTGALFVIAAGNSGAPGTIGSPGAADSALTIGAVDSADEAAYFTSQGPRYRDYALKPDLSAPGVDILAARSQLTPGEGLYTSLSGTSMATPHVAGVAALLAEEHPDWTGAQLKDALMSSSKPLDASPYALGAGRVDVPAATRATVTATGSADLGFYSWPYEANTPVTKPVTYTNHTDVPVTLTLAVEGAPAGVATLADTTLTVPAHGTARTTVTGDGGKAAVGNTGGRITATAADGTVVARTALGLVKEEERYTLTVHVKDRDGAPSPAYLGVQRLAAGEDPFPETVGESGTLELRLKPGTYTLDTFLDVRGSKGADSLGLGFITEPEITLDRDRTVTLDGRKLREIRAEVDKRTETRQLLMEFDRQANGAHYGGALQVPPKYDSVFAAPTRKPATGTFEYRTVWRLGKPMLEAEAGGRPISDTRVQAGTAPLDGELRLGIVDAGTGDAAAYQGKDVKGKAVVVCHTGAITPAQLAQNAQDAGAKALFVTDDAPGRLMAWFGTAEYEDRPLHVVTVNAADGARLIASAARRERVELTGTRFTPYVYDLSEGHPGAVPEDLTFRPGKRDLAVLDTRLHGTKPALGGEFRYSITDTFRIGFGFPEWISFPAERTDYVSTGPGQRWHQSVTNGPDAVEQRSGTPSYRGGTRSTLNWFKPVWHPWLGTGLGWGQTRTGNSLEFNTPGWGDSGPDHTGFGNVWNDDSLTQFTEVYVDGVRVDRRMSSGAYAWDVKPTEQEFRVVTDTTMDPERWRLSTRGHSEWTFRSKETPADRETYLPMLNLGFDVDTDLTGNVRAGRKLDVGIFSEYVKGAEGTGKITGGALEVSYDDGKTWSTVRLDDVRGKSATWEASLWVPRDARFISLRASASDDRGGSVKQEIIRAVGVK, encoded by the coding sequence ATGACCAGAGCGTCCGCGAGGAGGAGAGCCCGGCTGCTGGCTGCCGGGCTCTCCCTCGTCCTGCTCCCGGCCGGACAGGCCCTCGCCGCCGAGTCACCCGAGCACGGCGCCGGGCGGCAGGCCCCGGCTGCCGCCCCCCGGCACACCGTCACGCTCATCACCGGCGACAAGGTCACCGTCACCGACCTCGGTGCCGGCCGCAAAGCCGTCGCCGTGGAGCGTCGCAAGGGCGCCACCGGTGCCGTGCGCAGCGAGATCTCGAACGGCCGGGTCACCGTCGTACCCGACGAGGCCCGCCCGTACCTCGACGCCGGTGTCCTCGACAGGCGGCTCTTCGATGTCACCGCACTCGTCGAGCAGGGCATCGACGGCAACCTGCCGCTGATCGTCACGTACGCCAAGGGCGCCCGCACGGCCGCCCCGCAGGGCGGCGACACGACACGGTCCCTGCCCAGCATCGGCGGCGTGGCCATGAAGGCCGAGCCGGGGACCATCTGGGACGCGGTGGCCGACGCCGGTGCCGCCACCCGCCGCACCTTCTCCGGCGGCATCGAGAAGATCTGGCTCGACGGCCGCGTACAGGCCGACATGGCCGAGTCCAACGCCCAGATCGGCACCCCCGAGGCCTGGCAGGCCGGCCTCACCGGCAAGGGCGTCAAGGTCGCCGTCCTCGACACGGGCGTCGACGCCGCCCACCCCGATCTCGCCGGCCGTGTCGGTGAGTCGAAGAGCTTCATCGCGGGCCAGGAGGTCGCCGACCGCAACGGTCACGGCACTCACGTCGCCTCGACCGTCGGCGGCAGCGGCGCCGGCTCGGACGGCAAGGAGAAGGGCGTCGCGCCCGGCGCCGACCTCGCCGTCGGCAAGGTCCTCTCCGACGAGGGCTCGGGCAGCGAGTCGGAGATCATCGCCGGCATGGAGTGGGCCGCGAAGGACGTCGACGCCAAGATCGTGTCGATGAGCCTCGGTTCGCGCGAGGGGAGCGACGGCACCGACCCGATGGCCGAGGCGGTCAACACCCTCTCCGCCCAGACCGGCGCCCTCTTCGTCATCGCCGCCGGCAACTCCGGCGCCCCCGGCACCATCGGTTCGCCCGGCGCCGCCGACTCCGCGCTGACGATCGGCGCCGTCGACTCCGCCGACGAGGCCGCGTACTTCACCAGCCAGGGCCCGCGCTACCGCGACTACGCCCTCAAGCCGGACCTGTCCGCACCCGGCGTCGACATCCTCGCCGCCCGCTCCCAACTCACACCCGGCGAGGGCCTGTACACCTCGTTGAGCGGTACGTCGATGGCCACCCCGCACGTCGCGGGCGTCGCCGCGCTGCTGGCCGAGGAGCACCCCGACTGGACGGGCGCGCAGCTCAAGGACGCGCTGATGTCGTCGTCGAAGCCGCTCGACGCGTCCCCGTACGCGCTCGGCGCCGGCCGGGTCGACGTACCGGCCGCGACCCGTGCCACGGTCACCGCCACCGGCTCCGCCGACCTCGGCTTCTACAGCTGGCCGTACGAGGCCAACACGCCGGTCACGAAGCCCGTGACGTACACCAACCACACCGACGTGCCCGTCACGCTGACGCTCGCCGTCGAGGGTGCGCCCGCCGGTGTCGCGACGCTCGCCGACACCACGCTCACCGTGCCCGCGCACGGCACCGCGCGGACGACGGTCACCGGTGACGGCGGCAAGGCGGCCGTCGGCAACACCGGCGGCCGGATCACCGCCACCGCGGCCGACGGCACCGTCGTCGCCCGCACCGCGCTCGGTCTGGTCAAGGAGGAGGAGCGGTACACCCTCACGGTCCATGTGAAGGACCGCGACGGCGCCCCGTCGCCCGCCTACCTGGGCGTGCAGCGGCTCGCCGCGGGCGAGGACCCGTTCCCCGAGACGGTCGGCGAGTCCGGCACGCTGGAGCTGCGCCTGAAGCCGGGCACGTACACGCTCGACACCTTCCTCGACGTACGCGGCAGCAAGGGCGCGGACTCCCTCGGCCTCGGCTTCATCACCGAGCCGGAGATCACCCTCGACCGCGACCGCACCGTCACGCTCGACGGGCGGAAGCTGCGCGAGATCCGCGCCGAGGTCGACAAGCGCACCGAAACCCGTCAGCTGCTGATGGAGTTCGACCGGCAGGCGAACGGAGCCCACTACGGCGGGGCGCTGCAGGTGCCGCCGAAGTACGACTCGGTCTTCGCGGCGCCTACCCGCAAGCCCGCCACCGGCACCTTCGAGTACCGGACCGTCTGGCGCCTCGGCAAGCCGATGCTGGAGGCCGAGGCCGGCGGCAGGCCGATCAGCGACACCAGGGTGCAGGCCGGCACGGCCCCCCTCGACGGCGAGCTGCGGCTCGGCATCGTGGACGCGGGCACCGGTGACGCCGCCGCCTACCAGGGCAAGGACGTGAAGGGCAAGGCCGTCGTCGTCTGCCACACCGGCGCGATCACCCCGGCACAGCTCGCCCAGAACGCCCAGGACGCCGGCGCCAAGGCGCTGTTCGTCACCGACGACGCGCCCGGCCGGCTGATGGCCTGGTTCGGCACGGCCGAGTACGAGGACCGTCCGCTGCACGTCGTGACCGTCAACGCCGCCGACGGGGCACGGCTGATCGCCTCGGCCGCCCGCCGCGAGCGGGTGGAGCTGACGGGCACCCGGTTCACGCCGTACGTCTACGACCTGTCCGAGGGCCACCCGGGCGCGGTCCCCGAGGACCTGACGTTCCGCCCCGGCAAGCGTGACCTGGCCGTCCTGGACACGCGCCTGCACGGCACCAAGCCCGCGCTCGGCGGCGAGTTCCGCTACTCCATCACCGACACCTTCCGCATCGGCTTCGGCTTCCCGGAGTGGATCTCCTTCCCGGCGGAGCGCACCGACTACGTCAGCACCGGACCCGGCCAGCGCTGGCACCAGTCCGTCACCAACGGGCCCGACGCCGTCGAGCAGCGCAGCGGCACCCCGTCCTACCGCGGCGGCACCCGCTCCACGCTGAACTGGTTCAAGCCGGTCTGGCACCCGTGGCTCGGCACCGGCCTCGGCTGGGGCCAGACCCGCACCGGCAACAGCCTGGAGTTCAACACCCCCGGCTGGGGCGACTCGGGTCCGGACCACACCGGCTTCGGCAACGTCTGGAACGACGACTCGCTGACCCAGTTCACCGAGGTGTACGTGGACGGGGTGCGGGTCGACCGCAGGATGAGCTCGGGCGCGTACGCCTGGGACGTCAAGCCGACCGAGCAGGAGTTCCGGGTCGTCACGGACACCACGATGGACCCGGAGCGGTGGCGGCTGTCCACCCGCGGCCACTCCGAGTGGACCTTCCGCTCGAAGGAGACCCCGGCCGACCGGGAGACCTACCTGCCGATGCTGAACCTCGGCTTCGACGTCGACACCGACCTCACCGGCAACGTCCGCGCCGGGCGCAAGCTCGACGTCGGGATCTTCTCCGAGTACGTGAAGGGCGCCGAGGGCACCGGGAAGATCACCGGCGGCGCGCTGGAGGTGTCGTACGACGACGGGAAGACCTGGTCCACGGTCCGGCTCGACGACGTCCGCGGGAAGTCCGCCACGTGGGAGGCGTCCCTGTGGGTGCCGAGGGACGCGCGGTTCATCTCGCTGCGGGCCTCGGCGTCCGACGACCGGGGCGGCTCGGTGAAGCAGGAGATCATCCGGGCGGTCGGCGTGAAGTGA
- a CDS encoding MFS transporter: MTDTGTPPGTPPGTPASVPLRRRILADLTPLRISAHYRRLWFGSTISWVGQGMTTLAISLQVYDITRSTFSVGLVGLFSLVPLIVFGLYGGAVADTVDRRALGLYSAAGSAGLSAALATAALAGFHHVWFLYGIVALQAVCAALSSPARSAMIPRLLPPEQLPAANALNSMTATSGMLIGPMLGGIIVGYGGYQTAYLIDAVAFGAALYAVWRLPSMLPDRDRTTAKRASVLDGLRFLATRPNIRMTFFSDFCAMILAKPTALFPAIAVLWYGGDARTTGLLVAAPAVGALLGGVFSGWLGGIRRHGVAILFAVAAWGVAIAVFGLTRNLWLGLLFLAVAGCADTVSMVFRNTMMQAAAPDEMRGRLQGVFLVVVAGGPRLGDFLAGSVADLTSPAVAVTGGGLACVLAVGLLALRGRGFVRYDAREPTP; encoded by the coding sequence ATGACCGACACCGGCACTCCGCCCGGTACTCCGCCCGGCACCCCGGCTTCCGTTCCCCTGCGCCGCCGCATCCTCGCCGACCTCACGCCGCTGCGGATCTCCGCCCACTACCGCCGGCTCTGGTTCGGGAGCACCATCTCCTGGGTCGGCCAGGGCATGACCACCCTGGCGATCTCCCTCCAGGTGTACGACATCACCCGCTCGACCTTCTCCGTCGGGCTCGTCGGGCTCTTCTCCCTCGTCCCGCTGATCGTCTTCGGGCTGTACGGCGGCGCCGTCGCCGACACCGTCGACCGGCGCGCGCTCGGGCTGTACAGCGCGGCCGGGTCCGCCGGGCTGTCGGCCGCCCTCGCCACCGCCGCGCTCGCGGGCTTCCACCACGTCTGGTTCCTGTACGGCATCGTCGCGCTGCAAGCCGTGTGCGCCGCGCTCAGCTCGCCCGCCCGCAGCGCGATGATCCCGCGGCTGCTGCCGCCCGAACAGCTGCCCGCCGCCAACGCGCTCAACTCCATGACGGCGACCTCCGGCATGCTGATCGGGCCGATGCTCGGCGGCATCATCGTCGGATACGGCGGCTACCAGACGGCGTACCTCATCGACGCCGTCGCCTTCGGCGCCGCCCTGTACGCCGTGTGGCGGCTGCCGTCGATGCTCCCCGACCGGGACCGTACGACCGCGAAGCGCGCGTCCGTCCTCGACGGGCTGCGTTTCCTCGCCACCCGGCCCAACATCCGCATGACGTTCTTCTCCGACTTCTGCGCGATGATCCTGGCGAAGCCGACGGCGCTGTTCCCCGCCATCGCCGTGCTCTGGTACGGCGGGGACGCCCGCACCACCGGCCTCCTGGTCGCCGCGCCGGCCGTCGGCGCGCTGCTCGGCGGGGTGTTCTCCGGCTGGCTGGGAGGCATCCGCCGGCACGGGGTGGCGATCCTCTTCGCCGTCGCCGCATGGGGAGTGGCGATCGCCGTGTTCGGGCTGACCAGGAACCTCTGGCTCGGGCTGCTCTTCCTCGCCGTCGCCGGCTGCGCCGACACCGTCTCCATGGTGTTCCGCAACACCATGATGCAGGCGGCCGCGCCGGACGAGATGCGCGGGCGACTGCAGGGGGTGTTCCTCGTCGTGGTCGCGGGCGGACCGCGTCTCGGCGACTTCCTCGCGGGCTCGGTCGCCGATCTCACCTCGCCCGCCGTCGCCGTCACCGGGGGCGGGCTCGCCTGTGTCCTCGCGGTGGGTCTACTGGCGCTGCGTGGGCGCGGGTTCGTACGGTACGACGCCCGCGAGCCCACTCCGTGA
- a CDS encoding CsbD family protein — protein sequence MSSARTKQIKGKLKETLGRTMHDKSMQRHGRSDQLRGKAQEMAEKAAERVRKGTTRH from the coding sequence ATGAGCAGCGCCAGGACGAAGCAGATCAAGGGCAAGCTGAAGGAAACCCTCGGCAGGACCATGCACGACAAGTCCATGCAGCGGCACGGCCGGAGTGACCAGCTGCGCGGCAAGGCGCAGGAGATGGCGGAGAAGGCGGCGGAACGGGTACGCAAGGGCACCACCAGGCACTGA
- a CDS encoding NADPH-dependent FMN reductase: MPTDAHPGPLRVLVFGAALRAGSVNARLASLVARLVSDTGATADLAGMREFTMPLFDGDVEAAEGLPEGALALRDRLERCDAFVISSPEYNASVPGVLKNAIDWVSRVRPQPFKTKHALLVSASPSMVGGNRGLWALRIPLEHLGTRVYPDMFSLAEAYQSFTEDGRLANDRLQQRLAETVTGFLSLVEADVRYVCLQRRWYEFLGDETEAAVTQRAED, encoded by the coding sequence ATGCCCACGGACGCCCATCCTGGCCCGCTGCGGGTGCTCGTCTTCGGCGCGGCGCTACGGGCCGGGTCCGTCAACGCCCGTCTGGCCTCCCTCGTCGCCCGCCTGGTCTCCGACACCGGCGCGACCGCGGACCTGGCCGGCATGCGCGAGTTCACGATGCCGCTCTTCGACGGTGACGTGGAGGCCGCCGAGGGGCTGCCGGAGGGCGCGCTCGCGCTGCGCGACCGCCTCGAACGGTGCGACGCGTTCGTGATCTCCTCCCCCGAGTACAACGCCTCGGTGCCCGGAGTGCTCAAGAACGCGATCGACTGGGTCTCCCGCGTCCGCCCCCAGCCCTTCAAGACCAAGCACGCGCTGCTCGTCTCCGCGTCCCCGTCCATGGTGGGCGGCAACCGTGGGCTGTGGGCCCTGAGGATCCCCCTGGAACACCTCGGCACCCGCGTCTATCCGGACATGTTCAGCCTCGCCGAGGCGTACCAGAGCTTCACCGAGGACGGACGACTCGCGAACGACCGATTGCAGCAGCGTCTGGCCGAGACCGTGACGGGCTTCCTCAGCCTGGTCGAGGCCGACGTCCGCTACGTCTGCCTGCAGCGCCGGTGGTACGAGTTCCTCGGCGACGAGACGGAGGCCGCGGTCACGCAGAGGGCGGAGGACTGA
- a CDS encoding YtxH domain-containing protein: MRYRLTFIAGLALGYVLGTRAGRERYEQLKKSAREFSQNPAVRNAAESAAQTSREMAGKAYHVVSDTIGDRMPEAVADRVRSLRERGQGGGEDDWGTTNT; the protein is encoded by the coding sequence ATGCGCTACCGGCTCACGTTCATCGCCGGACTTGCCCTGGGATACGTGCTCGGCACGCGCGCCGGGCGCGAGCGTTACGAGCAGCTGAAGAAGTCCGCTCGGGAGTTCTCGCAGAACCCGGCCGTGCGCAACGCGGCCGAGTCCGCCGCGCAGACGAGCCGCGAGATGGCCGGGAAGGCCTACCACGTGGTGAGCGACACGATCGGCGACCGGATGCCCGAGGCCGTGGCCGACCGGGTGCGCTCCCTGCGGGAGCGGGGCCAGGGCGGCGGCGAGGACGACTGGGGTACGACCAACACCTAG